In one window of Polaromonas naphthalenivorans CJ2 DNA:
- a CDS encoding thioredoxin fold domain-containing protein: MPTHFLFKLFSSALLVTSVLLTGCNDAPGTGATEKSAKTTSAPVSMAALAAQAIGFTAGSQMSARTVFVFFDAQCPHCGVLWEAAKPLKSQAKFVWIPVGILNASSTSQGATILAAADPVAEMDKHEASLQAGQGGISAAANIDANKASIAKNTELMTSFGFASIPVIIGTNAQTGALVTQEGAMPTAALAKLLGLQAPAN; the protein is encoded by the coding sequence ATGCCCACCCATTTTTTATTCAAATTATTTTCATCGGCATTGCTTGTCACCAGTGTGCTGTTGACCGGCTGCAACGATGCTCCAGGCACTGGCGCCACCGAAAAATCTGCAAAAACCACATCTGCGCCAGTTTCAATGGCTGCACTGGCTGCGCAAGCCATCGGCTTCACGGCTGGCTCACAGATGAGCGCGCGCACGGTGTTTGTTTTCTTTGATGCCCAGTGCCCTCATTGCGGCGTGCTCTGGGAGGCGGCCAAACCGCTGAAGTCGCAGGCAAAATTCGTCTGGATTCCAGTAGGCATCCTCAATGCATCCAGCACATCCCAGGGCGCCACCATTCTGGCCGCAGCAGATCCGGTGGCCGAGATGGACAAGCACGAAGCCTCCTTGCAGGCCGGGCAGGGCGGCATCAGCGCAGCAGCAAACATTGATGCGAACAAAGCATCCATTGCAAAGAACACCGAATTGATGACCAGCTTTGGATTTGCTTCCATTCCTGTGATTATTGGAACGAACGCCCAAACTGGCGCTTTGGTAACGCAGGAAGGCGCCATGCCCACAGCAGCGCTTGCGAAATTGCTGGGATTGCAAGCGCCTGCAAATTAA
- the serA gene encoding phosphoglycerate dehydrogenase, protein MTKTSTDKNKIKFLLLEGIHPSAIDVLKTAGYTQIESLAGALPDDELKRKIADVHFVGIRSRTQLTAEVFAHASKLAAVGCFCIGTNQVDLQAARERGIAVFNAPFSNTRSVAELVLAEAILLLRGIPEKSAVAHRGGWLKSAENAYEIRGKTLGIIGYGSIGTQLSVLAEGLGMRVVFFDVVTKLPLGNAQQVASLKDLLAQSDVVTLHVPETQSTQWMIGAAEIASMKSGSVLINASRGTVVEIEPLAEALRQKKLLGAAIDVFPVEPRSNKDMFESPLRGLDNVILTPHVGGSTMEAQANIGIEVAEKLVKYSDNGTSTSSVNFPEVALPAHPGKHRLLHIHRNVPGVLSEINRVFSDNHINIASQYLQTNEAIGYVVIDIDAAHSDMALAKLANVPGTIRSRVLF, encoded by the coding sequence ATGACCAAAACCTCGACCGACAAAAACAAAATCAAATTCCTCCTCCTGGAAGGCATTCATCCTTCGGCCATTGATGTGCTCAAGACCGCTGGTTATACCCAGATTGAAAGCCTGGCAGGCGCTTTGCCTGACGACGAGCTCAAGCGCAAGATTGCAGACGTGCATTTTGTCGGCATCCGCTCGCGTACCCAACTCACCGCCGAAGTGTTTGCCCACGCCTCAAAGCTTGCCGCTGTCGGCTGCTTTTGCATAGGCACCAACCAGGTGGACCTGCAAGCGGCACGCGAGCGCGGCATTGCCGTGTTCAACGCACCGTTTTCCAATACCCGTTCCGTCGCTGAACTGGTATTGGCCGAGGCGATTCTGCTGCTGCGCGGCATCCCCGAGAAAAGCGCCGTGGCGCATCGGGGCGGCTGGCTGAAGTCGGCCGAAAACGCTTATGAGATTCGCGGCAAGACACTGGGCATCATTGGTTACGGCTCCATCGGAACCCAGCTCTCGGTGCTGGCCGAGGGACTGGGCATGCGCGTGGTGTTTTTTGATGTGGTCACCAAGCTTCCCCTGGGCAATGCGCAGCAGGTCGCCAGCCTGAAGGATTTGCTGGCGCAGTCTGACGTGGTCACCTTGCATGTCCCCGAAACCCAAAGCACCCAATGGATGATTGGCGCTGCAGAAATTGCGTCAATGAAGTCGGGCAGCGTGCTGATCAATGCCTCGCGCGGCACGGTGGTCGAGATTGAGCCGCTGGCCGAAGCCCTGCGCCAGAAAAAATTGCTGGGCGCGGCGATTGATGTGTTTCCGGTCGAGCCGCGAAGCAACAAGGACATGTTCGAGTCGCCCCTGCGCGGCCTTGACAATGTGATTTTGACGCCACATGTTGGCGGTTCGACGATGGAGGCGCAGGCGAACATTGGCATCGAGGTCGCTGAAAAACTGGTCAAGTACAGCGACAACGGCACCTCGACGTCTTCCGTCAACTTTCCTGAAGTGGCCTTGCCGGCCCATCCGGGCAAGCACCGCCTGCTGCATATTCACCGCAACGTGCCGGGTGTGCTGTCGGAAATCAACCGGGTGTTTTCCGACAACCACATCAACATTGCCTCGCAGTACCTGCAGACCAATGAGGCCATCGGTTATGTGGTGATCGACATTGATGCGGCGCATTCCGACATGGCCCTTGCCAAGCTGGCGAATGTTCCAGGCACCATTCGCAGCCGCGTCCTTTTTTAA
- a CDS encoding 2-oxoglutarate dehydrogenase E1 component, whose amino-acid sequence MSSNSQSPASVYTAYQGNTYLFGGNAPYVEEMYENYLANPGSVTDNWREYFDALQHVAATDGSNAKDVPHLPVVNAFAERAKQGQTKVVVASGADSEMGRKRTSVQQLIAAYRNVGARWADLDPLKRAERDNIPELDPSFYGFTDADQEIVFNTSNTFFGKETMSLRELLNALRETYCGTIGAEYMYATDQNQKRWWQQKLESIRSKPNLSKEKKLHLLDRLSAAEGLERFLHTKYVGQKRFSLEGGESFIASMDELIQRGGEIGVQEIVIGMAHRGRLNVLVNSLGKVPANLFAEFDHTAPEDLPSGDVKYHQGFSSDVTTPGGPVHLSLAFNPSHLEIVNPVVEGSVRARMDRRADPKGLQVLPVLVHGDAAFAGQGVVMETLALAETRGYSTGGTVHLVINNQIGFTTSDPRDSRSTLYCTDVVKMIEAPVLHVNGDDPEAVVLATQLALEFRMEFQKDVVVDIICFRKLGHNEQDTPALTQPLMYKKIAQHPGTRRLYADKLTAQGFGETLGDDMVKATRAALDAGKSTFDPVLTNFKSKYAVDWSPYVGKKWTDAGDTAIPMAEWKRLATKITTIPATVTPHNLVKKVYDDRAAMGRGDIPVDWGMGEHMAFASLVASGYPVRLSGEDCGRGTFTHRHSVIHDQSREKWDTGTYVPLQNVADNQAPFVVIDSILSEEAVLAFEYGYASNDPSTMVIWEAQFGDFANGAQVVIDQFIASGEVKWGRVNGITLMLPHGYEGQGPEHSSARLERFMQLSADANMQVVQPTTASQIFHVLRRQMVRNLRKPLIIMTPKSLLRNKDATSPLSEFTKGAFQTVIPENKEEIIKKADKVRRIVACSGKVYYDLVKKREEKGIDDVVILRVEQLYPFPHKAFAAELKKYPNAADIVWCQDEPQNQGAWFFVQHYIHENMLDGQKLGYSGRAASASPAVGYSHLHQEQQKALVDGAFSKLKGFILTK is encoded by the coding sequence ATGAGTTCAAACTCGCAGTCACCTGCGTCTGTCTATACAGCCTACCAAGGCAATACCTATCTTTTCGGCGGCAATGCGCCCTATGTCGAAGAGATGTATGAAAATTATCTTGCCAATCCTGGCAGCGTCACCGACAACTGGCGTGAGTATTTCGACGCGCTGCAGCATGTCGCGGCAACGGACGGCAGCAATGCGAAAGACGTTCCGCATTTGCCCGTCGTCAATGCCTTTGCCGAACGCGCCAAGCAGGGTCAAACCAAAGTCGTGGTCGCCAGCGGCGCGGATTCTGAAATGGGCCGCAAGCGCACATCCGTCCAGCAACTGATCGCCGCTTATCGCAATGTCGGCGCACGCTGGGCCGATCTTGATCCGCTCAAGCGCGCCGAACGAGACAATATTCCTGAACTGGATCCGTCTTTTTACGGTTTCACCGATGCCGACCAGGAGATCGTGTTCAACACCAGCAACACGTTCTTCGGCAAGGAAACCATGAGCCTGCGCGAGCTGCTCAATGCGCTGCGCGAAACCTATTGCGGCACGATAGGCGCCGAATACATGTACGCCACCGACCAGAACCAGAAGCGCTGGTGGCAGCAAAAGTTAGAGAGCATTCGCAGCAAACCCAATCTATCCAAGGAAAAGAAGCTTCATCTTCTGGACCGCCTCTCGGCGGCCGAAGGCCTTGAGCGCTTTTTGCACACGAAGTACGTGGGTCAGAAGCGTTTCTCGCTCGAAGGCGGCGAAAGCTTCATTGCCAGCATGGACGAGCTGATCCAGCGCGGCGGCGAAATCGGCGTGCAGGAAATCGTGATTGGCATGGCGCACCGGGGCCGCCTGAATGTGCTGGTCAACTCCCTGGGCAAGGTGCCGGCCAACCTGTTTGCCGAGTTTGACCATACCGCGCCTGAAGACTTGCCAAGCGGCGACGTGAAATACCACCAGGGTTTCAGCTCCGACGTAACGACTCCCGGCGGTCCGGTTCACCTGTCGCTGGCGTTCAATCCGTCGCACCTTGAAATTGTGAACCCGGTGGTCGAAGGCTCGGTGCGTGCCCGCATGGACCGCCGTGCCGACCCCAAAGGCCTGCAGGTGTTGCCCGTGCTGGTGCATGGCGATGCTGCGTTTGCTGGGCAGGGCGTGGTCATGGAAACACTGGCACTGGCTGAAACCCGTGGTTATTCCACGGGCGGCACGGTCCATCTTGTGATCAACAACCAGATCGGCTTTACCACCAGCGATCCGCGCGACAGCCGCTCCACGCTGTATTGCACCGACGTCGTCAAGATGATTGAAGCGCCCGTGCTGCACGTCAATGGTGATGACCCGGAAGCCGTTGTGCTAGCCACCCAACTGGCGCTTGAGTTCCGCATGGAATTCCAGAAGGATGTCGTGGTTGACATCATCTGTTTCCGCAAACTGGGCCACAACGAGCAGGACACCCCGGCGCTGACCCAGCCGCTGATGTACAAAAAGATTGCGCAGCATCCCGGCACACGCCGCCTCTATGCCGACAAGCTGACAGCGCAAGGCTTTGGCGAAACGCTGGGCGACGACATGGTCAAGGCCACGCGCGCCGCACTGGATGCCGGTAAGAGCACGTTTGACCCGGTCCTGACCAACTTCAAGAGCAAGTACGCAGTGGACTGGAGCCCCTACGTCGGCAAGAAGTGGACCGATGCAGGCGACACGGCCATTCCCATGGCCGAGTGGAAACGTCTGGCCACTAAAATCACGACCATTCCTGCAACCGTAACGCCGCACAATCTGGTCAAGAAAGTGTATGACGACCGCGCAGCCATGGGGCGTGGCGATATTCCGGTGGACTGGGGCATGGGCGAGCACATGGCTTTTGCATCGCTGGTGGCCAGCGGCTATCCGGTACGCCTGTCAGGCGAAGATTGCGGACGCGGAACTTTCACGCACCGCCATTCCGTGATCCACGACCAGAGCCGTGAAAAATGGGATACGGGCACTTACGTGCCGCTGCAGAACGTGGCTGACAATCAGGCTCCGTTTGTTGTCATCGACTCGATCCTCTCGGAAGAAGCCGTGCTGGCCTTTGAGTATGGCTACGCGTCCAACGATCCAAGCACCATGGTGATCTGGGAAGCCCAGTTCGGCGATTTTGCCAATGGCGCTCAAGTGGTGATTGACCAGTTCATTGCGTCTGGCGAAGTCAAATGGGGCCGTGTCAACGGTATCACCCTGATGCTGCCGCACGGCTATGAGGGCCAGGGTCCAGAACACAGTTCGGCACGCCTGGAGCGTTTCATGCAGCTGTCGGCCGATGCCAACATGCAGGTGGTCCAGCCGACCACCGCCAGCCAGATTTTCCATGTGCTGCGTCGCCAGATGGTACGCAACCTGCGCAAGCCGCTGATCATCATGACGCCGAAGTCGCTGCTGCGCAACAAGGACGCGACTTCGCCGCTGTCCGAGTTCACCAAGGGCGCTTTTCAGACCGTCATTCCCGAGAACAAGGAAGAGATCATCAAAAAGGCCGATAAGGTCAGGCGGATCGTGGCCTGTTCCGGCAAGGTGTATTACGACCTGGTCAAGAAGCGTGAGGAAAAAGGCATTGATGATGTCGTGATCCTTCGTGTCGAGCAGCTCTACCCCTTCCCGCACAAGGCTTTTGCCGCCGAGTTGAAAAAATATCCCAATGCCGCCGACATCGTGTGGTGCCAGGATGAGCCGCAAAACCAGGGAGCCTGGTTCTTTGTGCAGCACTACATCCATGAGAACATGCTTGACGGCCAAAAGCTGGGCTATTCGGGACGCGCAGCGTCGGCTTCTCCAGCCGTCGGTTATTCGCATCTGCATCAGGAGCAGCAAAAGGCGCTGGTGGACGGCGCATTTTCCAAGTTGAAGGGTTTTATCCTGACCAAATAA
- the odhB gene encoding 2-oxoglutarate dehydrogenase complex dihydrolipoyllysine-residue succinyltransferase, whose translation MAIVEVKVPQLSESVAEATMLQWKKKVGDAIAIDEILIEIETDKVVLEVPAPSAGVLIELVVADGGTVVSDQVIARIDTEGKAGATAPAAAAPTAATASVAAPAPVATGGSMAGVPMPSAAKLMADNSLAAGSVPGTGKDGRVTKGDVLGATAAGATKSVAASAIPTGAPTTSLPKVASPVKAVDLGERPEQRVPMSRLRARIAERLLQSQSTNAILTTFNEVNMAPVMDMRKKFQDAFSKEHGVKIGFMSFFVKAAVHALKKFPMINASVDGNDIVYHGYFDIGIAVGSPRGLVVPILRNADQMSFADIEKKIAEFGQKAKDGKLGIEEMTGGTFSISNGGTFGSMLSTPIINPPQSAILGVHATKDRAVVENGQIVIRPMNYLAMSYDHRIIDGREAVLGLVAMKEALEDPARLLFDI comes from the coding sequence ATGGCTATCGTAGAAGTTAAAGTTCCCCAGTTGTCCGAATCCGTGGCCGAAGCCACCATGCTGCAATGGAAAAAGAAGGTCGGCGACGCAATTGCAATTGACGAGATCCTGATTGAAATCGAAACCGACAAGGTTGTCCTCGAAGTCCCCGCGCCCTCGGCCGGTGTGCTGATTGAGTTGGTGGTGGCTGATGGCGGCACGGTGGTGTCGGATCAGGTGATTGCAAGAATCGATACCGAAGGCAAGGCCGGTGCAACGGCGCCTGCCGCTGCTGCGCCAACTGCGGCAACAGCATCGGTGGCAGCACCGGCTCCGGTTGCAACGGGCGGCTCCATGGCGGGCGTTCCCATGCCTTCCGCTGCCAAGCTGATGGCGGACAACAGCCTGGCGGCAGGCAGTGTTCCCGGAACCGGCAAGGATGGACGTGTCACCAAGGGTGATGTTCTGGGTGCTACGGCTGCCGGTGCTACTAAATCAGTAGCTGCTAGCGCAATCCCGACGGGCGCACCGACCACTTCCTTGCCTAAAGTGGCATCACCGGTGAAAGCGGTTGACCTGGGTGAGCGTCCTGAGCAGCGGGTTCCCATGAGCCGTCTGCGCGCGCGCATCGCTGAGAGGCTTTTGCAATCTCAATCAACCAATGCCATCTTGACGACCTTCAACGAAGTCAACATGGCCCCGGTGATGGATATGCGCAAGAAGTTCCAGGATGCCTTCAGCAAGGAGCATGGCGTCAAGATCGGCTTCATGAGCTTTTTCGTCAAAGCTGCGGTGCACGCGCTCAAGAAGTTCCCGATGATCAACGCATCGGTGGACGGCAACGACATCGTCTATCACGGCTACTTTGACATTGGCATTGCCGTCGGTTCGCCGCGCGGCCTGGTCGTGCCTATCCTGCGCAATGCGGATCAGATGAGCTTTGCCGACATCGAAAAGAAAATTGCTGAATTTGGCCAGAAGGCCAAGGATGGCAAGTTGGGCATCGAAGAGATGACTGGCGGCACGTTCTCGATTTCCAATGGCGGAACCTTCGGTTCGATGCTTTCAACACCCATCATCAACCCGCCACAGTCCGCGATTCTGGGCGTGCATGCGACCAAAGACCGTGCGGTTGTCGAAAATGGCCAGATCGTGATTCGTCCGATGAACTACCTCGCCATGAGCTACGACCACCGCATCATCGACGGCCGCGAGGCTGTGCTGGGTCTGGTTGCCATGAAAGAGGCGCTGGAAGATCCAGCCCGCCTGCTGTTCGATATTTAA